A portion of the Stigmatella aurantiaca DW4/3-1 genome contains these proteins:
- a CDS encoding sigma-70 family RNA polymerase sigma factor — translation MACAAGCAATTARAPAERRRIQQGGARPAPAPGQGAFLSAAPSGCITALRALPGLEETLGALVASARQAHPSLAFEPKDFLRSLAARLPARGDVGAALGCVRADDLLLAFACTQNEPLALATLERQVFSQVETWLPGEDTAVVAEVRQRLRQRLPLTGNKLPPKIATFSGRGTLARWARASATRLLIDLKQESPAHIPLEEVSPEADALMGRDPALSFIRSRYQADFHQAFQEALGTLTPRERSLLRLHHVDNLSVDSVGTMYQMSRSTAARWIVQAREHLIERTREALAARLKLEPPELESLLGLLRSHLEVSLHRLLQSRGTPR, via the coding sequence ATGGCCTGTGCCGCTGGCTGCGCCGCTACTACAGCCCGCGCCCCCGCTGAGCGCAGGCGGATACAGCAGGGAGGGGCTCGGCCCGCGCCAGCACCCGGTCAAGGGGCGTTTCTCTCCGCGGCCCCGTCCGGCTGCATCACCGCCCTGCGCGCGCTGCCTGGCCTGGAAGAGACCCTGGGCGCGCTCGTCGCGAGCGCCCGGCAGGCTCACCCCTCTCTCGCGTTCGAGCCCAAGGACTTCCTGCGCTCCCTCGCCGCCCGTCTGCCCGCGCGAGGTGACGTGGGCGCGGCGCTGGGCTGCGTGCGGGCCGATGATCTGCTGCTGGCCTTCGCCTGCACCCAGAACGAACCGCTTGCGCTCGCCACCCTGGAGCGGCAGGTGTTCTCGCAGGTGGAGACGTGGCTCCCCGGGGAGGACACCGCGGTCGTGGCGGAAGTCCGCCAGCGTCTGCGCCAGCGCCTGCCGCTCACCGGGAACAAGCTCCCCCCGAAGATTGCCACCTTCTCCGGGCGAGGAACGCTGGCGCGCTGGGCGCGCGCCAGCGCCACCCGGCTGCTCATCGACCTCAAGCAGGAGAGCCCAGCCCACATTCCGCTGGAAGAGGTCTCTCCCGAGGCCGACGCACTGATGGGCCGCGACCCAGCGCTCAGCTTCATCCGGAGCCGCTACCAGGCGGACTTCCATCAGGCCTTCCAGGAGGCACTGGGGACGCTCACCCCCCGAGAGCGAAGCCTGCTGCGGCTGCACCATGTGGACAACCTCTCGGTGGACTCGGTGGGCACCATGTACCAGATGTCGCGCTCCACCGCCGCGCGATGGATTGTCCAAGCACGCGAGCACCTCATCGAGCGCACCCGCGAGGCGCTCGCCGCGCGGCTCAAGCTGGAGCCTCCTGAATTGGAGAGCCTGCTGGGGCTGTTGCGCAGCCACTTGGAAGTGAGCCTCCATCGGCTGCTCCAGTCCCGAGGGACACCCCGCTGA
- a CDS encoding MOSC domain-containing protein encodes MNAKEGSAGAVVSLWRYPVKSMQGEELEEAVLTGRGMLGDRAYALIDRETGHVASAKHPRKWSKLIECRAAFEAPPQPGEPLPPVRITLPDGTELCSTQPDVEQVLSRVLGREVTLTSTVPEAPTREANRAPIDGSPDEELIRSESLALAAPTGTFFDHAPLHVLTTATLARLSELYPSGRFEPRRFRPNLLIGPSEGEGFVENGWLGRSLQVGPDVRMRLIDPSPRCVITTLAQGDLPRDPGILRTVGAHVSAASVTFAPGVVFPAVAGAYATVLHGGRLRKDAALHWAASAPR; translated from the coding sequence ATGAACGCGAAGGAAGGCAGTGCCGGAGCCGTGGTATCGCTGTGGCGATACCCCGTCAAATCGATGCAGGGCGAGGAGCTCGAGGAAGCCGTGCTCACCGGGCGCGGCATGCTGGGCGACCGCGCCTACGCCCTCATTGACCGCGAGACAGGCCACGTCGCCAGCGCGAAGCACCCTCGCAAGTGGAGCAAACTCATCGAGTGCCGCGCTGCCTTCGAGGCCCCTCCCCAGCCCGGTGAGCCGCTTCCGCCTGTCCGGATCACGCTGCCCGATGGGACGGAGCTCTGCAGCACGCAGCCCGATGTGGAGCAGGTTCTCTCACGCGTGCTCGGCCGGGAGGTGACGCTGACGTCCACGGTCCCGGAAGCCCCCACCCGGGAGGCGAACCGCGCCCCCATCGATGGCTCCCCGGATGAGGAACTCATTCGCTCGGAAAGCCTGGCGCTCGCGGCCCCCACCGGCACGTTCTTCGATCATGCCCCCCTTCACGTGCTGACGACGGCGACCCTCGCCCGGCTGAGCGAGCTGTACCCCAGCGGACGCTTCGAGCCTCGCAGGTTCCGCCCCAACCTCCTCATTGGCCCCTCCGAGGGTGAGGGATTTGTCGAGAACGGCTGGCTCGGGAGATCGCTCCAGGTGGGCCCAGATGTCCGCATGCGCCTCATCGATCCAAGCCCTCGCTGTGTCATCACGACACTGGCCCAGGGAGACCTCCCCCGGGACCCGGGCATCCTGCGCACGGTGGGAGCCCACGTCTCCGCCGCGAGCGTCACCTTCGCGCCGGGCGTCGTGTTTCCAGCCGTGGCCGGAGCCTATGCCACCGTCCTGCACGGCGGCCGGCTCCGCAAGGACGCGGCCCTCCATTGGGCCGCTTCCGCTCCGCGGTGA
- a CDS encoding serine/threonine protein kinase, with translation MNTSPPMGPEALPVGLEVGPWRVVSLCGRGTYGAVYRVVNAQAEEGEAYALKMAVHPWDPRFEREVELLRRVEHPGVPRLRDWGEWQVRGGGVFPYLVMEWVEGEPLYAWAQGRSVPLEEMGRVLAEVARALEAVHAVEGVHRDVKGDNVLVRRGDGRTVLVDFGSGNYRGARPLTHQPPPPGTYEYQSPESVRFQWQSLRQREGRFEAGPEEDVYALGVTAYRLVTGRYPPEVEVEKTEGGYRVLPRVPVAFEPVAPVSPELAALIQQMLSEEPSERGSAAEVAQALEAIAKVPNPEAKQERGTPAVSGMRSARARRWAPWAVAAVSAALAIPVVWMRQPAPSEEEESGREQAHMYEERDAGTVGLADSVMDSPADETPPGETSPRVSLDIPRQPFPGQRQPPCEKPLVSINGGCWVRTGDVMPPCGGNSYEWKKGCYLPMFPPPRPQTSHPK, from the coding sequence ATGAATACGTCACCTCCGATGGGCCCCGAGGCGTTGCCGGTAGGGTTGGAAGTGGGCCCGTGGCGCGTGGTGAGTCTGTGTGGCCGGGGCACCTATGGCGCCGTGTACCGCGTGGTGAACGCGCAGGCCGAGGAGGGCGAGGCCTACGCGTTGAAGATGGCGGTGCATCCGTGGGATCCGCGCTTCGAGCGGGAGGTGGAGCTGCTGCGCCGGGTGGAGCACCCGGGGGTACCACGGCTCCGGGACTGGGGCGAATGGCAGGTGCGTGGAGGAGGGGTTTTCCCGTACCTGGTGATGGAGTGGGTGGAGGGGGAGCCATTGTATGCGTGGGCCCAAGGTCGCTCGGTACCCCTGGAAGAGATGGGGCGGGTGCTGGCGGAGGTGGCGCGGGCGCTGGAGGCGGTGCACGCGGTGGAAGGGGTGCACCGGGACGTGAAAGGCGACAACGTGTTGGTGCGCCGTGGGGACGGGCGAACGGTGCTGGTGGACTTCGGCTCGGGGAACTACCGGGGCGCGCGTCCGCTGACGCACCAGCCGCCTCCACCTGGGACGTATGAGTACCAGAGCCCGGAGTCGGTGCGCTTTCAGTGGCAGAGCTTGCGCCAGAGAGAGGGCCGGTTCGAGGCGGGGCCCGAGGAGGATGTGTATGCGTTGGGGGTAACGGCGTACCGCCTGGTCACCGGGAGGTACCCGCCCGAGGTGGAGGTGGAGAAGACGGAGGGCGGCTACCGAGTGCTGCCGCGCGTACCAGTGGCGTTCGAGCCGGTGGCGCCCGTGAGCCCGGAACTGGCGGCGCTCATCCAGCAGATGCTCTCGGAGGAGCCCTCGGAGCGGGGCAGCGCGGCGGAGGTGGCGCAGGCACTGGAGGCCATCGCCAAGGTCCCCAACCCGGAGGCGAAGCAGGAGCGTGGGACGCCTGCGGTGAGCGGCATGCGGAGTGCGCGAGCCAGGCGGTGGGCACCTTGGGCCGTGGCCGCCGTGAGTGCGGCGCTGGCGATACCGGTGGTCTGGATGCGGCAGCCTGCGCCCTCGGAAGAGGAAGAGTCTGGGCGCGAGCAAGCGCACATGTACGAGGAGCGGGACGCGGGGACCGTGGGGTTGGCGGATTCGGTGATGGACTCGCCTGCCGATGAAACACCGCCTGGAGAGACAAGCCCGCGTGTGAGCTTGGACATCCCCCGGCAGCCCTTTCCTGGCCAGCGCCAGCCGCCCTGCGAAAAGCCATTGGTTTCGATCAATGGGGGCTGTTGGGTACGAACGGGCGATGTGATGCCCCCGTGTGGAGGCAATTCCTACGAATGGAAGAAGGGGTGCTACTTGCCCATGTTCCCCCCTCCCCGGCCTCAAACCTCCCACCCGAAGTAG
- a CDS encoding alpha/beta fold hydrolase, which produces MTTYTHVTAPTQFVEAHGIRYAYRRFGAELGVPLLFLQHFRGGMDHWDPAVTDGFGKDRPVILFDNAGVASSGGETPSTVAAMGAHVATFVEALGLTHLDVLGFSLGGMVAQEFALLRPQWVRRLILVGTAPRGGESLGQLSPEAVRAATSPVSTLEHFLTLFFEQSETSQAAGKAFWKRRHERTAGLEPATSVQTMNAQLAATSEWAEVKGSRYADLARIEQPVLVVNGRNDVMVPTVNSYLLQQHLPNAQLILYPDSGHAAHFQYPELFVTHASRFLNT; this is translated from the coding sequence ATGACGACGTACACGCATGTGACGGCTCCCACCCAGTTTGTCGAAGCGCACGGTATCCGTTACGCCTACAGGCGGTTTGGCGCCGAGCTGGGCGTCCCGCTGCTCTTCTTGCAGCACTTCCGTGGCGGCATGGACCATTGGGATCCGGCCGTGACCGATGGCTTCGGGAAGGACCGCCCGGTCATCCTCTTCGACAATGCCGGCGTCGCCAGCTCGGGGGGCGAGACGCCCTCCACCGTCGCCGCGATGGGCGCGCATGTGGCGACCTTCGTCGAGGCGCTTGGCCTCACGCACCTCGATGTTCTCGGCTTCTCGCTCGGGGGCATGGTCGCGCAGGAGTTCGCGCTCCTCCGGCCGCAGTGGGTGCGCCGCCTCATCCTGGTGGGCACCGCGCCGCGCGGTGGCGAAAGCCTGGGGCAATTGAGTCCCGAAGCCGTGCGGGCCGCCACCAGTCCGGTCAGCACCCTGGAGCATTTCCTCACGTTGTTCTTCGAGCAGAGCGAGACGAGCCAGGCCGCGGGCAAGGCCTTCTGGAAGCGCCGCCACGAGCGCACCGCCGGCCTGGAACCGGCGACTTCGGTCCAGACGATGAATGCCCAGCTGGCGGCCACTTCCGAGTGGGCCGAGGTGAAGGGGTCGCGTTACGCCGACCTCGCCAGGATCGAGCAACCCGTGCTGGTCGTGAACGGCAGGAATGACGTCATGGTCCCCACCGTCAACTCTTACCTCCTGCAGCAGCACCTGCCGAACGCTCAGCTCATTCTTTATCCAGACTCGGGCCATGCCGCCCACTTTCAATACCCAGAGCTGTTCGTGACGCACGCCTCGCGATTCCTCAATACCTGA